In the Endozoicomonas sp. SCSIO W0465 genome, ACTCAGTTTTGTTACCCAGCAGAATTAAAATTACTCCTCCAGAAGAAAAACCGCTGAGTGCCACCATCGACTTCTGGAGTCGGTGGCAAGAGGATGTAACGAATACTGACTTTGCTCTGGCGGTTGAAAACATGAGAAGTCAAAGAAGAAAGCATATAACATCAAAAACAGAACAGCACAGGGTCAACATCAATGAAAGCTCCGCTGAGGTATCTGTCTGATGGAAATAGAAGAACTTCAAAATCTACTCAAAATGGTCAAAGAAATCCCCTTTGCCGCACCTCCTGAAGCAAATCTTTTCACCGTTGGTGCCCGTGGGCATTTTGAAAACCCCACATCAGATCTGCTGGCTTTTTTTCTCAACCCCGCTGGTGCGCATCAGTTAGGTGAGCTTGCGCTAGCTGCGCTGGCCGAATGCATTCCTGAAGAACAACAAGTCAGTGACTTTTTCTTAAAAGGTGAACCTTTACGAGAAATTCCAACAGACAAAGGGAATCGGATTGACATCCTGCTAGAGTCTCAAAATTGGGTAATGGTGATAGAAAATAAAATTTTTCACGATCAGAACAACCCCTTTGATGACTACGAAGACTGCATAAAGCAACGCTACGGTGAAAAAGATACTCGCTTGTTTATAGTACTGTCGCCTTCAGGCCAATCTCCAAGCGGCTGGACAGGCGTAAGTTACAGTAATCTGCTATCCAAACTCTCCGGCAAGCTAGCCGAAACTTTCATGTCTCAGCCCTTGAACAAATGGGTCATTCTGCTGAGAGAGTTTATTTTGCACTTGGAGGCGCTAATGAATAATCCTGTAGTTCCAGAGGCTGTAACTGATTTTG is a window encoding:
- a CDS encoding PD-(D/E)XK nuclease family protein, with the translated sequence MEIEELQNLLKMVKEIPFAAPPEANLFTVGARGHFENPTSDLLAFFLNPAGAHQLGELALAALAECIPEEQQVSDFFLKGEPLREIPTDKGNRIDILLESQNWVMVIENKIFHDQNNPFDDYEDCIKQRYGEKDTRLFIVLSPSGQSPSGWTGVSYSNLLSKLSGKLAETFMSQPLNKWVILLREFILHLEALMNNPVVPEAVTDFVLEHLDDIHRTQNLKNQVITALRDESLRYLQPYFEDSDVVAKIEDWEGFPAISLSLQKWEGFARAVLFLNGRKGEQYLLQYYAHRLKNDEQRNIAQELLKSNDCIKVWFERSNTTACFTSTLPSYRKEEMFNAVKGKLRLSYR